The genomic DNA AAGGAGCGCGCCGAGCACCTCATGCTCGTCGACCTCGGCCGCAACGACCTGGGCCGGGTCTGCGAGCCGGGCTCCGTCGAGGTCGTCGACTTCATGTCGATCGAGCGCTACTCGCACGTCATGCACATCGTCTCCACCGTGACCGGCCGGGTCGCGGAGGGCCGCACCGCCTTCGACGTGCTGACCGCCTGCTTCCCCGCCGGGACGCTCTCCGGGGCGCCCAAGCCCCGCGCCCTGCAGATCATCGAGGAGCTGGAGCCCAGCCGCCGCGGCCTGTACGGCGGCGCCGTCGGCTACCTGGACTTCGCGGGCGACTCCGACACGGCCATCGCCATCCGCACGGCGCTGCTGCGCGACGGCACGGCGTACGTCCAGGCGGGCGCCGGAGTGGTCGCGGACTCCGACCCGGTCGCCGAGGACACCGAGTGCCGCAACAAGGCGGCGGCGGTGCTCCGCGCCGTCCACACGGCCAACCGGATGAGCCGCGTCTGAGGCGGATGGGGGATAGTGGGGTACGTGAGTGCCGCATCCGTACCCCAGCCCCGCGCCGCCCGCCGGGGCGAGGCGGCGACCGCCGGAAGCGGCCGCCGCAGCCTCGCCGCGGCCCTGCTCCTGGGCGCCCTCGGCGCCGCCGTCGTCCTGCTCGCCTCCGGCCGCACCTGGACCGAGGGGCGCGTCACCGGCGTCGGCGGCACCGTCGCCCTGGAGGCCGCCGGGGGCGAGGTCACCGGCGTGCCCACGGCCCTGGCCGTCGTCGGGCTCGCCGCCCTGGTCGCGGTCCTCGCCACCCGCGGCGCCGGCCGCCGGGTCGTCGCGCTGCTCCTGGCGCTGAGCGGCGCCGGGGCGGCCGCGGCCGCCCTCCTCGGCGCGGGCGACGGCGCCGCCCTCGACGAGCGGGCGGCCCGCGCCACCGGCGACACCGCCGCCCGGGCCGTCGACCTCACCCAGACGGCCTGGCCGTACGCGACGGCCGCCGCCGCCCTGCTGATCCTCGCCGCCGGGCTGATCGCCCTGCGGTGCGGCCGGACCTGGCCCGCCATGTCCGGCCGGTACGAGCGCGACGGCGGCCCCCGCGCGCGCGCCGCCCGCCGCGTCGGCGACCCCGAACGGCCCGAGGAGCTGTGGAAGGCCCTGGACCGCGGGGAGGACCCCACGGAGGGCGCCTGACCGGGGCCTTCCGGTGCGCACGGCCCACCCCCGGATCACCCGGTGCGCGCACGTGCGGAAGAATGGCCGCGAGCGTCCGCACTCGGCGGGGCCTCACCACAGAGCGACATTCAACGAGGAGCAACTCATGGCGGGCAGCGCCCACGGACACACCCCGGCCGCCTGGACCGGTGTCATCATCTCCTTCACCGGTTTCTGCATCGCCGGCGTCTTCATGGTGGCGGCCAACCCGCTCGGCTTCTGGGCCGGAATGGCCGTCGTCCTGCTCGGCGGTGTCGTCGGCGCCGCGATGAAGGCCGCCGGACTCGGCCAGCCGAAGGAGCCGCGGGAGCAGGCCGAGGCGCGCGCCGACGCGGGCCGCGCGCAGGCCGCCTCCTGATCCGCGCGCGCCCCCGACCCCCGGTCGGGCACGGGGCGCGGTCCGGCCACGCCGGGCTGCGCCTTCCCGCCGGGACGGTGACAATCGGCGGGTGGACGCCACGACACCGCACTCCCCGCACCCCCGCCGCACCCCGTACGCCCCGCCGCCCCCGCGCCCGCCGCACCGGCGGCTCCTGCCGCCGCTGGGCACCCTGGCGGCCGCCGCGGCGGCCTTCGCGTACGTCGGCGCCGTCGACCCGAACGAGCCCGGCCACTACCCCGCCTGCCCCCTGCTGCGGTACACGGGGCTGTACTGCCCGGGCTGCGGCGGGCTGCGCAGCGCCCACGCCTTCGCCCACGGAGACCTCGCCGCCGCCCTCGGCGCCAACGCCATGGCGGTCGCCGGGTACGCCGCCTTCGCCGTGTTCATGATGCTCTGGCTGGTCAGGGCCGCCCGCGGAGTCCCCCTGCGGCTCGACCCGAGCCCGCCGCTGCTCTGGCTGCTCGGCGGGGTGTGGGCCGTCTTCACCGTCGTGCGGAACCTGCCCTTCGGCTCCGCGCTCGCCCCGTGAGGACCGCGGCCGCCGCCGGGGCGCCGGCCGGGTGCGGATGACGGCCCCGCCTCCGGATACCATCGAGGTGTCCGGCCCGATCGAACACCACCCTCCCGGAAGGGGGCCTCTCGCGTGAGCGTGCTCGACGAGATCATCGAAGGCGTGCGCGCCGACCTCGCAGAGCGGCAGGCGCGGGTCTCCCTCGACCAGCTCAAGGAGCGGGCCGCCCGGGCACCCCAGGCCCGCGACGGCGCCGCCGCCCTGCGCGGCGAGGGCGTCACGGTGATCTGCGAGGTCAAGCGCTCCAGCCCCTCCAAGGGCGCCCTGGCCGCCATCGCCGACCCGGCGGGGCTCGCCGCCGACTACGAGGCGGGCGGCGCGGCCGTGATCTCCGTCCTCACCGAGCAGCGCCGCTTCGGCGGCTCCCTCGCCGACCTGGAGGCCGTCCGCGCGCGGGTCGACGTGCCGGTCCTGCGCAAGGACTTCATCGTCACCTCGTACCAGCTGTGGGAGGCCCGCGCGTACGGCGCGGACGTCGCCCTGCTGATCGTCGCCGCCCTGGAGCAGCCCGCGCTGGTCTCGCTGATCGAGCGCGCCGAGTCCATCGGGCTCACCCCGCTGGTCGAGGTCCACGACGAGGAGGAGGCCGCCCGCGCCGTGGACGCGGGCGCCCGGGTCATCGGCGTCAACGCCCGCGACCTGAAGACCCTCAAGGTGGACCGCTCCACCTTCGAGCGCGTCGTCCCCGAGATCCCGTCCCACGTCGTGAAGGTCGCCGAGTCCGGCGTCCGCGGCCCGCACGACCTGATCGCCTACGCCAACGCGGGCGCCGACGCGGTGCTCGTGGGCGAGTCCCTGGTGACCGGCCGCGACCCGAGGTCCGCCGTGGCCGACCTGGTCGCCGCCGGGGCGCACCCGGCGCTGCGGCACGGCCGGGACTGAGCGGCCCCCCCGCCGTGTCCGCTGCCGCAGTTCCGCTCGCGTCCCGCCCCCGCCAGATCCCGGCGGCTCCCCCGGAGGCGTACGCCCGGCTCGCCCGAGGCTGCCGCCCCCGGGGCTGCCGCGCGCCCGCACGGCGGGTGCGCGGGCGGCGCGTGCGGTACGTGATCGGCTCCGAGCCCGGCCAGGTGGACGGCATGCGATGGCGCCCCCGCGGGGCGCGGGCGACCACCGCCTGACGAGCCGCACCCGGCTCGCGGCCCGCCCCCCACGGCGTTCGGTGTCCACCCACACTCACCGTGAGGTTTCCGCATGTCCAGCGAGTTCTTCCTGCCCGACCCCGAGGGGCGCGTCCCGGACGCCCGGGGGTACTTCGGCGCCTTCGGCGGCACGTTCATCCCGGAGGCGCTGGTCGCCGCCGTCGACGAGGTCGCCGTCGAGTACGACAAGGCCAAGGCCGACCCCGGGTTCGCCCGCGAGCTCGACGACCTGCTCGCCCACTACACCGGCCGGCCCAGCGCGCTCACCGAGGTGCCCCGGTTCGCCGGGCACGCCGGCGGCGCCCGGGTCTTCCTCAAGCGCGAGGACCTGAACCACACCGGCTCCCACAAGATCAACAACGTGCTGGGCCAGGCCCTGCTCACCCGGCGGATGGGCAAGACCCGCGTCATCGCCGAGACCGGCGCCGGCCAGCACGGCGTCGCCACCGCGACCGCGTGCGCCCTGTTCGGCCTCGACTGCACCGTCTACATGGGCGAGGTCGACACCCGGCGCCAGGCCCTCAACGTCGCCCGCATGCGGATGCTCGGCGCCGAGGTCGTCGCCGTGAAGTCCGGCAGCCGCACCCTGAAGGACGCCATCAACGAGGCGTTCCGCGACTGGGTCGCCAACGTCGACAGCACCCACTACCTCTTCGGGACCGTCGCGGGCCCCCACCCGTTCCCGGCCATGGTCCGCGACTTCCACCGGGTCATCGGCGTCGAGGCGCGCCGCCAGGTCCTCGAGCGCGCCGGGCGCCTGCCCGACGCCGTCGTCGCCTGCGTCGGCGGCGGCTCCAACGCCATCGGCCTGTTCCACGCGTTCATCCCCGACGAGGGCGTCCGCCTCGTCGGCTGCGAGCCGGCCGGCCGCGGGGTGGAGACCGGCGAGCACGCGGCGACCCTGACCGCCGGCGAGCCGGGCGTCCTGCACGGCTCCCGCTCGTACGTCCTCCAGGACGACGAGGGCCAGATCACCGAGCCGTACTCGATCTCCGCCGGCCTGGACTACCCGGGCATCGGACCCGAGCACGCCTACCTCAAGGACAGCGGCCGCGGCGAGTACCGCGCCGTCACCGACGACGCGGCCATGCACGCCCTGCGCCTGCTGTCCCGCACCGAGGGCGTCATCCCGGCCATCGAGTCCGCACACGCCCTCGCCGGAGCCCTGGAGGTCGGCCGCGAGCTGGGCCCGGAAGGACTGATCGTCGTGAACCTCTCCGGCCGCGGCGACAAGGACATGGACACCGCCGCCCGCTACTTCGGGCTGTACGACACCGACGCCGAGGTCGCCTCCGACGAGGCCGGCCGCACCGCCGAGATCGAGGGAGACGCCAGGTGAGCGGGAACATCCGGCTGCTGGACGAGACCCTGGCCGCCGCCAGGGCCGAGGACCGGGCCGCGCTCATCGCGTACCTCCCGGCCGGCTTCCCCACCGTCGACGGCGGGATCGAGGCGGTCAAGGCCGTCCTCGACGGCGGCGCCGATGTCGTCGAGGTGGGCCTGCCCCACAGCGATCCGGTCCTGGACGGCCCCGTCATCCAGACCGCCGACGACATCGCCCTGCGCGGTGGCGTCCGGATCGCCGACGTGATGCGCACGGTCCGCGAGGCGTTCGAGGCCACCGGGAAGCCGGTCCTCGTCATGACGTACTGGAACCCGGTCGACCGGTACGGGGTGGAGCGGTTCACCGCCGAGCTGGCCGGGGCGGGCGGCGCCGGGTGCATCCTGCCCGACCTGCCCGTGCAGGAGTCCGCCCTGTGGCGGGAACACGCCGCGAAGCACGGCCTGGCCACCGTTTTCGTCGTCGCGCCCAGCAGCAAGGACGAGCGGCTCGCCGCCATCACCGCGGCCGGCTCCGGGTTCGTGTACGCCGCGTCCCTCATGGGCGTCACCGGCACCCGCGAGTCCGTCGGCGAGCAGGCCGCCGGGCTGGTGCGGCGCACCCGCGCCACCACCGGCCTGCCGGTCTGCGTCGGGCTCGGCGTGTCCGACGCCGCGCAGGCCGCGGAGGTCGCCTCCTTCGCGGACGGCGTCATCGTCGGTTCCGCCTTCGTCAAGCGGCTGCTCGACGCCGACGACCACGCGGCCGGGGTGGCGGCCGTACGGGAACTGGCGGGCGAGCTGGCCCGGGGCGTGAAGCGGGTTTCGTAGCTCGTACGGGTGGATGTGGAACCGGGGAGGCGCGCACGTGCCTCCCCGGTTCGTTGCTTGGGCGTGAACGAGAAGAACAGGGCAGGGAAGCAGAGCGCGCGCCGGCGGCTCCAGATCGAACGCGAACGCGAGCGGGCCCGCGAGAAGCGGCGCCGCCTGGTGCTGGTGACGGCGGCCGTCGCCGGCGTGCTCGCCCTCGCCGCGGTCGTCGGCGTCATCGCGGCGAAGACCGGCGGCGGGGGCGACACCTCCGGCAAGGGCCCGGTGACCGCGCCGTCCGGCGCCACCGGAGAGGACCGGCTGGTCATCCCGGTCGGCGCGCCGGACGCCCCCGCCACGCTGACGGTGTGGGAGGACTTCCGCTGCCCGGCCTGCGCCGTGTTCGAGAACACCTTCCGGGACACGATCCACGGGCTGGAGGCCGCCGGGCGGCTGCGGACCGAGTACCGGCTCGCCACGCTCATCGACGGCAACATGGGCGGCGGCGGTTCGCTCAACGCGGCGAACGCCGCGGCGTGCGCGCAGGACGCCGGGAAGTTCGGCGCCTACCACGACGTGCTCTTCGCCAACCAGCCGGAGGAGGCCGACGACGCCTTCGCCCGGGACGCGAAGCTGTTCGAGCTGGCGGCGAAGGTACCGGGCCTCGACACCCCGGCCTTCCGCTCCTGCGTCGCCGACGGCACCCACGACGGCTGGGTGAACGCGTCGAACGAGGCGTTCCGCGACGGCGACTTCCGGGGGACGCCGACCGTCCTGCTCAACGGCGAGCCGATCTTCCCGGCGAAGGGGAACGAGCAGATCTCCCCGGCGAACCTGAGGAAGTGGGTCGCGCAGGCCAACAAGGGCAGGAAGCCCGGCACGGCGACCCCCTCCGCCGGGGCGTCCGCGCCGGGAGGCGGTCCGCGGCCCGCGTCGTCCCCGGCGGGCGGGAGCGGCGGCGGCCCGGACACCGGTTCCGGGCCGGGCTCCGGGGCGGATGCCGCGCACTGACCCGGCACCCGGCCCCGGGCCCCGGCCCGGCCGGGCGTTATGCAGTCTTTGCCGGGCGGGTGGCCCGGTCACCGGCCCGGCAGGGTAGCGTCGGTCCTGCCATGGACCTTGCCTACATTCCCAGCCCGTCGACCGGCGTGATCCACCTCGGACCGGTCCCGCTGCGCGGCTACGCCTTCTGCATCATCATCGGTGTCTTCGTCGCCGTCTGGTACGGCAACCGGCGCTGGATCGCCCGGGGCGGCACCGCCGGCACGGTGGCCGACATCGCCGTCTGGGCGGTTCCCTTCGGCCTGGTCGGCGGCCGGCTCTACCACGTCGTCACGGACTACCAGCTCTACTTCAGCGAGGGCCGGAACTGGGTCGACGCGTTCAAGATCTGGGAGGGCGGTCTCGGCATCTGGGGCGCCATCGCGCTCGGCGCGGTGGGCGCCTGGATCGGCTGCCGCCGCCGGGGGATCCCGCTGCCCGCGTACGCCGACGCGATCGCCCCGGGCATCGCCCTCGCCCAGGCGATCGGCCGCTGGGGCAACTGGTTCAACCAGGAGCTGTACGGCCGGTCCACGGACCTGCCGTGGGCGCTGGAGATCGGCGAGGGCGTGAACCGCGAGCCGGGGCTCTACCACCCGACCTTCCTCTACGAGTCGCTGTGGTGCGTCGGCGTCGCCCTCCTGGTGGTCTGGGCCGACCGCCGGTTCACGCTGGGCCACGGCCGGGCCTTCGCCCTGTACGTCGCCGCGTACTGCGCGGGCCGCGGCTGGATCGAGTACATGCGCGTCGACGACGCCCACCGCATCCTGGGCCTGCGCCTCAACGTGTGGACCGCGATCGTGGTGTTCCTGCTGGCCGTGGTGTACATCGTGCTGTCGGCGCGGAGGCGGCCGGGCCGCGAGGCGGTCGTGGAGCCCCGGGCGGTCGCGGGCGGGACCGCGGCCGGGCCGACGGCGGACGGTGCCGCGGAGGCCGCCGCGGACACCGCCGCGCAGGGGCCCGGCACCGAGACCGCCGACGCGACGGCCGCCGACGCCGGGGCGCCGCGGAAGCCCTGACCGCGCCCCGCCGCGCGAGGAGCGGCCGCCGGGACCCCGAAGGGCCCCGGCGGCCGCTTCGCCGTCCCCGAGGTGTGGCGACCCTTACTAAGTAAAGCCTGCCTTGCTGGCACACCCCTTACATCGAGCGTATTTTCGAAGATGATCGAGGGAAGGCGCGGGTCGGCCCGCGTGGAGCAAGGGAGAACCGTGTCCATCATCGAGACCGAGGCGGCGCTGCACGTCGCCCACCGCGACAACCACACGCACCGCGACGTGAACGGCGGCTGGCTCCGCCCGGCGGTGTTCGGCGCGATGGACGGCCTGGTCTCCAACCTGGCGCTGATGACCGGCGTGGCGGGCGGCTCGGTCTCGCAGCAGACCGTCGTCCTCACCGGCCTGGCGGGCCTCGCCGCCGGCGCGTTCTCCATGGCGGCCGGCGAGTACACGTCCGTCGCCTCCCAGCGGGAGCTGGTCGAGGCCGAACTGGACGTCGAGCGGCGGGAGCTGCGCAGGCACCCGGCGGACGAGATGGAGGAGCTGGCGGCGCTGTACGTGGCGCGCGGCGTCGAGCCCCGGCTCGCCCGCGAGGTGGCCGTGCAGCTGTCCCGCGACCCGGAGCAGGCACTGGAGATCCACGCCCGCGAGGAGCTGGGCGTCGACCCGGACGACCTGCCGTCGCCGCTGGTCGCCGCCGCCTCGTCGTTCGGCTCGTTCGCGCTGGGCGCGCTGCTGCCGGTCCTGCCGTACCTGCTGGGCGCGACCGCGCTGTGGCCCGCGGTGCTGCTCGCGCTCGCCGGGCTGTTCGCCTGCGGAGCGCTCGTCGCCCGGGTGACGGCGCGCGGCTGGTGGTACAGCGGCCTGCGGCAGCTGGCCCTCGGCGGGGCGGCGGCGGCCGTGACGTACGCGCTGGGAGGCCTCTTCGGCGCGGTGCTCTGAGCCGGGCGCCCGGACACGGGCCGGGGGCGGGGCGCCGGGCCGCACCGGCCGCCGCCGGGCCGCTGCGGCGGCAGTCCGGTGGCCGCCCCGGCCGGCGGGTGGGACACTGTCCGGGAAGCCGCACGGGCGACCACCGCCCGGCGGTTTCGGCCCCCCCTCCCGGGGGATGAGCCCCGAACGCCGCGGGCGACGGAGCCCGCCCCCCTTCCGACGGGCCGCAGGGTGCCGCCCGCGCCCCCTCCCCCGTCCCCGGACGCGGCGCCCGGTGGCGCCGCCCCCGCGGTGTCCGCATGGTGGAACGAGCTATCCGTCCCCCGAGAAACGTTTCATCATGTGATTCGCACGCGACTCCGACGGAGGGCCAACGTCGTCCCTTCGGCATCCGCACATGCCACGACGACGACGGGAGAGCCCATGCGCGCCGACGCCTGGTCGCCCACGGACGGCCGCCCCGCTGCCCAGGGGATGTACGACCCCCGCCACGAACACGACGCCTGCGGCGTCGGACTGGTGGCCACCCTCACCGGTGTCCCCGGCCACGAGCTGCTCCGGCAGGCGCTGACGGTGCTGCGCAACCTGGAGCACCGCGGCGCGACCGGCTCCGAACCCGACTCCGGGGACGGCGCGGGCATCCTCATCCAGGTCCCCGACGCGTTCCTGCGCGAGGTCGCCGGATTCCCGCTGCCCCAGGCCGGCGCCTACGCCGTCGGCACCGCCTTCCTCCCCGGGGACGCCGCGGACGAAGCCGTCGCGCGCATCGAGACGCTCGCCGGCGAGGAGGGCC from Streptomyces sp. MRC013 includes the following:
- the lgt gene encoding prolipoprotein diacylglyceryl transferase — encoded protein: MDLAYIPSPSTGVIHLGPVPLRGYAFCIIIGVFVAVWYGNRRWIARGGTAGTVADIAVWAVPFGLVGGRLYHVVTDYQLYFSEGRNWVDAFKIWEGGLGIWGAIALGAVGAWIGCRRRGIPLPAYADAIAPGIALAQAIGRWGNWFNQELYGRSTDLPWALEIGEGVNREPGLYHPTFLYESLWCVGVALLVVWADRRFTLGHGRAFALYVAAYCAGRGWIEYMRVDDAHRILGLRLNVWTAIVVFLLAVVYIVLSARRRPGREAVVEPRAVAGGTAAGPTADGAAEAAADTAAQGPGTETADATAADAGAPRKP
- the trpA gene encoding tryptophan synthase subunit alpha, whose product is MSGNIRLLDETLAAARAEDRAALIAYLPAGFPTVDGGIEAVKAVLDGGADVVEVGLPHSDPVLDGPVIQTADDIALRGGVRIADVMRTVREAFEATGKPVLVMTYWNPVDRYGVERFTAELAGAGGAGCILPDLPVQESALWREHAAKHGLATVFVVAPSSKDERLAAITAAGSGFVYAASLMGVTGTRESVGEQAAGLVRRTRATTGLPVCVGLGVSDAAQAAEVASFADGVIVGSAFVKRLLDADDHAAGVAAVRELAGELARGVKRVS
- the trpC gene encoding indole-3-glycerol phosphate synthase TrpC, encoding MSVLDEIIEGVRADLAERQARVSLDQLKERAARAPQARDGAAALRGEGVTVICEVKRSSPSKGALAAIADPAGLAADYEAGGAAVISVLTEQRRFGGSLADLEAVRARVDVPVLRKDFIVTSYQLWEARAYGADVALLIVAALEQPALVSLIERAESIGLTPLVEVHDEEEAARAVDAGARVIGVNARDLKTLKVDRSTFERVVPEIPSHVVKVAESGVRGPHDLIAYANAGADAVLVGESLVTGRDPRSAVADLVAAGAHPALRHGRD
- a CDS encoding DUF2752 domain-containing protein, yielding MDATTPHSPHPRRTPYAPPPPRPPHRRLLPPLGTLAAAAAAFAYVGAVDPNEPGHYPACPLLRYTGLYCPGCGGLRSAHAFAHGDLAAALGANAMAVAGYAAFAVFMMLWLVRAARGVPLRLDPSPPLLWLLGGVWAVFTVVRNLPFGSALAP
- a CDS encoding VIT1/CCC1 transporter family protein, which codes for MSIIETEAALHVAHRDNHTHRDVNGGWLRPAVFGAMDGLVSNLALMTGVAGGSVSQQTVVLTGLAGLAAGAFSMAAGEYTSVASQRELVEAELDVERRELRRHPADEMEELAALYVARGVEPRLAREVAVQLSRDPEQALEIHAREELGVDPDDLPSPLVAAASSFGSFALGALLPVLPYLLGATALWPAVLLALAGLFACGALVARVTARGWWYSGLRQLALGGAAAAVTYALGGLFGAVL
- a CDS encoding thioredoxin domain-containing protein, encoding MNEKNRAGKQSARRRLQIERERERAREKRRRLVLVTAAVAGVLALAAVVGVIAAKTGGGGDTSGKGPVTAPSGATGEDRLVIPVGAPDAPATLTVWEDFRCPACAVFENTFRDTIHGLEAAGRLRTEYRLATLIDGNMGGGGSLNAANAAACAQDAGKFGAYHDVLFANQPEEADDAFARDAKLFELAAKVPGLDTPAFRSCVADGTHDGWVNASNEAFRDGDFRGTPTVLLNGEPIFPAKGNEQISPANLRKWVAQANKGRKPGTATPSAGASAPGGGPRPASSPAGGSGGGPDTGSGPGSGADAAH
- the trpB gene encoding tryptophan synthase subunit beta, which codes for MSSEFFLPDPEGRVPDARGYFGAFGGTFIPEALVAAVDEVAVEYDKAKADPGFARELDDLLAHYTGRPSALTEVPRFAGHAGGARVFLKREDLNHTGSHKINNVLGQALLTRRMGKTRVIAETGAGQHGVATATACALFGLDCTVYMGEVDTRRQALNVARMRMLGAEVVAVKSGSRTLKDAINEAFRDWVANVDSTHYLFGTVAGPHPFPAMVRDFHRVIGVEARRQVLERAGRLPDAVVACVGGGSNAIGLFHAFIPDEGVRLVGCEPAGRGVETGEHAATLTAGEPGVLHGSRSYVLQDDEGQITEPYSISAGLDYPGIGPEHAYLKDSGRGEYRAVTDDAAMHALRLLSRTEGVIPAIESAHALAGALEVGRELGPEGLIVVNLSGRGDKDMDTAARYFGLYDTDAEVASDEAGRTAEIEGDAR
- a CDS encoding TIGR02234 family membrane protein, coding for MGYVSAASVPQPRAARRGEAATAGSGRRSLAAALLLGALGAAVVLLASGRTWTEGRVTGVGGTVALEAAGGEVTGVPTALAVVGLAALVAVLATRGAGRRVVALLLALSGAGAAAAALLGAGDGAALDERAARATGDTAARAVDLTQTAWPYATAAAALLILAAGLIALRCGRTWPAMSGRYERDGGPRARAARRVGDPERPEELWKALDRGEDPTEGA
- a CDS encoding HGxxPAAW family protein; translation: MAGSAHGHTPAAWTGVIISFTGFCIAGVFMVAANPLGFWAGMAVVLLGGVVGAAMKAAGLGQPKEPREQAEARADAGRAQAAS